In a single window of the Ignavibacteria bacterium genome:
- a CDS encoding serine hydrolase — protein MKLNYLLKILFFTVFTASTIADDFTDKLDKIINEYNALGLFSGNVLVAKDGNVISEKQYGFADWEKKIPVTPETLFRIGSLNKMFTHTLIKQLEQENKLKLDDPLSRYLDIYPGETGDKITIKMLIEMKAGLGDYLNNPEFNQNRARFKTVNDFLEIIKNEPLLFEPGTQQEYSNSGYVVLGGIIEKVTGKSYTENLKERLLLPLDLENTHYLILGETVPNMAAGTRITFSGEKVNSPFMEQPSPAGGMFSNARDLLKLDQYLRQTGYLSQAIRAGGTPVWNSVFAQMKDGYTVIINSNFGQVADEIIMRFEDAVNGREYPKPDITLEMKMYDILKNGGITKLESQLQTLLESYGMLYNDRHLNFFGYELMNDNKLDDAIEVFKLNTRLFPGEPNVWDSLGEAYMNKGENEKAIENYKKVLELAPNNPNAKKMLEKLGNK, from the coding sequence ATGAAATTAAATTATTTATTAAAAATCCTCTTTTTTACCGTTTTTACAGCCAGTACTATTGCGGATGATTTCACAGATAAACTGGATAAGATCATAAATGAATACAACGCCCTCGGTTTGTTTTCAGGAAACGTTCTGGTAGCAAAAGATGGCAATGTGATATCAGAAAAACAATATGGTTTTGCTGACTGGGAAAAGAAAATTCCTGTTACACCTGAAACATTGTTCAGAATAGGCTCGCTTAACAAGATGTTCACACATACATTAATAAAACAGCTTGAGCAGGAAAATAAATTAAAGCTCGATGATCCGCTGAGCAGGTATCTTGATATTTACCCCGGGGAAACCGGAGATAAGATCACAATAAAAATGCTAATCGAAATGAAAGCCGGCCTGGGAGATTATTTAAATAATCCTGAGTTCAACCAAAACAGAGCCAGGTTTAAAACTGTAAATGATTTCCTTGAAATAATAAAGAACGAACCGCTGCTTTTTGAACCGGGCACTCAGCAGGAATACTCAAATTCAGGGTATGTTGTGCTTGGCGGGATCATAGAAAAAGTAACGGGCAAAAGCTATACAGAAAATCTGAAAGAACGGCTGCTGCTGCCTTTAGATTTGGAAAATACCCATTATTTAATTCTCGGGGAAACTGTACCTAATATGGCTGCAGGAACAAGAATAACATTTTCAGGCGAAAAGGTTAATTCACCGTTTATGGAGCAGCCTTCGCCTGCAGGAGGTATGTTTTCTAATGCACGCGACCTGCTTAAGCTTGACCAATACCTGAGGCAAACAGGCTATTTAAGCCAGGCGATCCGTGCCGGAGGTACACCTGTATGGAATAGCGTATTTGCTCAAATGAAGGATGGATATACTGTAATTATTAATTCAAATTTCGGGCAGGTTGCTGATGAAATAATTATGAGATTTGAAGATGCCGTAAACGGAAGGGAATACCCGAAACCTGATATTACCCTTGAAATGAAAATGTATGACATCCTTAAAAATGGCGGTATAACAAAGCTTGAAAGCCAGCTACAAACCCTGCTTGAATCTTACGGAATGCTATACAATGACCGCCATCTGAATTTTTTTGGATATGAGCTTATGAATGATAATAAGCTTGATGATGCAATTGAAGTATTTAAGCTGAATACCAGACTGTTTCCGGGGGAGCCGAATGTATGGGATTCATTGGGTGAAGCTTATATGAACAAGGGTGAAAATGAAAAGGCAATCGAAAACTACAAAAAAGTACTGGAGCTTGCTCCAAATAATCCGAATGCAAAAAAGATGCTTGAGAAGCTGGGAAACAAGTAA
- a CDS encoding DUF1801 domain-containing protein, whose protein sequence is MAEIKTKATKVSVKKFIDSVEDEQKRKDSYVLINMMKKITKEEPKMWGPTIIGFGKYEYRYESGHGGEMCITGFSPRKAAFSIYLLAGKDKSPELFKKLGKYKMGKACLYVKRLSDIDLKILEELIKVSVKYIKSYKLFPHRA, encoded by the coding sequence ATGGCTGAAATAAAAACCAAAGCTACAAAAGTAAGCGTAAAGAAATTCATTGATTCAGTTGAAGATGAACAGAAACGGAAAGATAGTTATGTACTTATTAACATGATGAAAAAGATAACGAAGGAAGAGCCGAAAATGTGGGGACCAACGATAATAGGATTCGGAAAATATGAATACAGGTATGAAAGCGGACATGGTGGTGAAATGTGTATAACCGGATTTTCTCCGCGCAAAGCGGCATTTTCAATTTATCTGCTTGCAGGTAAAGATAAGTCACCTGAGCTTTTTAAAAAACTGGGCAAATATAAAATGGGCAAAGCCTGTCTGTATGTAAAAAGACTTTCTGATATTGATCTGAAAATACTTGAAGAACTTATAAAAGTATCAGTAAAATATATTAAGAGCTATAAATTATTCCCGCACAGGGCATGA
- a CDS encoding DUF3592 domain-containing protein has product MTQNELYLVLGVNGFISLTMLLIGIISYIRTKRFLNSAVETRGTVVEGVYKGQADGGGSMYSPKIQFSDTMGRIHEFTENWSSNRPDFKVGDEVIVLYNPENPLKARRGGKKWKFFFIAWLIGGLGMLFSGILLIIIIVMIFVPIGK; this is encoded by the coding sequence ATGACACAAAACGAATTATATCTCGTATTGGGAGTCAACGGGTTTATTTCATTAACTATGCTTTTAATAGGGATCATCTCCTACATTCGAACCAAAAGGTTTTTGAATTCCGCAGTTGAAACACGCGGCACTGTTGTAGAAGGTGTTTATAAAGGTCAGGCTGATGGCGGCGGCAGTATGTATTCACCTAAAATTCAATTTTCTGATACTATGGGAAGAATCCATGAATTTACAGAAAATTGGTCGAGCAACAGGCCTGATTTTAAAGTTGGTGATGAAGTGATAGTTTTATATAACCCTGAAAATCCCTTAAAAGCACGAAGGGGCGGAAAAAAATGGAAATTTTTTTTCATAGCATGGCTAATCGGCGGACTTGGAATGTTATTTTCAGGAATTCTTTTAATTATTATTATTGTTATGATATTTGTACCAATTGGTAAATGA
- a CDS encoding YjbQ family protein, which yields MSVYQKEFSLKPRPRGFHIITDEVLQHIPELKNVKLGIANIFIKHTSASLSINENADPSVRTDMETHFNLMVPEDADHYEHTFEGPDDMTSHIKTSIIGSSLSIPVTNGKLNLGTWQGIYLCEHRNSGGSRKLVITIIGE from the coding sequence ATGAGCGTTTACCAGAAGGAATTTTCACTAAAACCCCGCCCGCGCGGTTTTCATATTATTACAGATGAAGTTTTGCAGCACATCCCAGAGCTGAAAAATGTTAAGCTGGGTATTGCAAATATCTTCATTAAGCATACCTCCGCATCTTTAAGTATCAATGAAAACGCTGACCCAAGCGTAAGAACTGATATGGAAACCCATTTCAATCTCATGGTACCTGAAGATGCAGATCATTATGAACATACATTCGAGGGTCCCGATGATATGACCTCTCATATCAAAACTTCAATTATTGGTTCATCACTCAGCATTCCTGTTACCAACGGTAAATTAAACCTTGGCACCTGGCAGGGCATCTACTTATGTGAACACCGCAATAGCGGAGGCAGCCGTAAACTTGTAATTACAATTATTGGAGAGTAG
- a CDS encoding T9SS type A sorting domain-containing protein has product MNHKFYEIIIIFFIFMLFSGMSVSQDTGLKDLTRHNFKKTDMQLKIEKEIMELKKQDKFENLPRIIELNKKLEEINGTGKTESGSIFNGNYNDRLVNFNMPSFVGFTDDIQNARIYTNSSRNIKGIAGAIEQRGSTAGKLWSVVFYSADSTSPDTFRVYYSVNNGQSWSEYISGNIRPGDFVTPNDIDMELVENNTGQKYLWVAFGFKRISGRKAVGAFVIQVPSINGTFYNMLEWPVSDSLKSYYNIRLTTDNSQYAATPFIYIACSFDSTDSNGNRINSQKFARILSPYLINNPAFSFLAPKFYWYENSGTVSRTTYTDIAYFNNSGEDSLIVSFCGVQDSTKLFFAKSDILGNPPVSSAGAGGNIGGSNPNSIKTHARLSSNGNSNGSIVCIFRELNNSNWNVKWISSANFGNFEALYSDSPVLGSLVNPNFAPEITAVRNGNTHYISFMTNASEDSIHYIAMNSSGQTSHIYKMNYYSGSEVITPKPLFRYQNGDSCLMLNSEDGPHNMISSAGCSGVPIGINSINEFIPGEYRLLQNYPNPFNPETNISFSIPSNAYVKIIVYDISGKEVKVLADSDFTPGSYELKFDGSSFASGIYFCRFDAAAEGSITAGYTDIKKMVLLK; this is encoded by the coding sequence ATGAATCACAAATTTTACGAAATTATTATAATTTTTTTCATTTTTATGTTATTTTCAGGTATGTCGGTTTCACAAGATACCGGGCTAAAAGATCTTACACGTCATAATTTTAAAAAAACTGATATGCAGCTCAAAATTGAAAAGGAAATAATGGAGCTGAAAAAGCAGGACAAATTTGAAAATTTACCGAGAATTATTGAATTGAATAAAAAGCTCGAAGAAATTAATGGTACGGGGAAAACTGAGTCAGGCAGTATTTTCAACGGAAATTATAACGACCGGCTGGTAAATTTCAATATGCCTTCATTCGTCGGTTTCACTGATGATATTCAAAATGCCCGTATATATACAAACAGCAGCAGGAATATTAAGGGTATTGCCGGTGCAATTGAACAGCGCGGTTCTACTGCTGGGAAATTATGGTCAGTTGTGTTCTATTCAGCTGATAGTACAAGTCCTGATACTTTCAGGGTGTATTATTCAGTAAATAACGGCCAAAGCTGGTCAGAATATATATCAGGAAATATCAGGCCAGGGGATTTTGTAACTCCAAATGATATTGATATGGAACTGGTTGAAAATAATACCGGCCAAAAATATCTGTGGGTTGCGTTCGGATTCAAAAGAATATCAGGAAGAAAAGCGGTTGGTGCATTTGTAATTCAGGTTCCTTCTATTAACGGTACTTTTTACAATATGCTAGAGTGGCCCGTTAGTGATTCATTAAAAAGCTATTATAATATCAGGCTAACAACAGATAATTCACAATATGCGGCTACACCGTTTATATACATAGCTTGCTCGTTTGATTCAACAGATTCAAACGGAAACAGGATCAATTCTCAGAAATTTGCAAGGATATTAAGCCCTTATTTAATTAACAACCCTGCATTCTCATTTTTAGCTCCCAAGTTCTACTGGTATGAAAATTCAGGCACGGTATCAAGGACAACATATACTGATATAGCGTATTTTAATAATTCTGGCGAAGATTCACTTATTGTCTCGTTTTGCGGCGTGCAGGATAGCACAAAATTATTTTTTGCCAAAAGTGATATTCTGGGCAATCCGCCCGTATCTTCAGCGGGAGCAGGGGGAAATATCGGCGGCTCAAATCCTAACAGCATTAAAACTCACGCAAGGCTTTCGTCAAACGGAAACAGTAACGGAAGTATTGTTTGCATTTTCCGTGAATTAAATAATTCCAATTGGAATGTTAAATGGATCTCATCAGCAAACTTCGGAAATTTTGAAGCTCTATATTCAGATTCACCGGTGCTGGGAAGCCTGGTCAATCCAAACTTTGCCCCTGAAATAACTGCAGTCAGGAACGGGAACACTCATTATATTTCATTTATGACCAATGCTTCTGAAGACAGTATCCATTATATAGCAATGAATTCATCAGGACAAACTTCTCATATATATAAAATGAATTATTATTCAGGTTCAGAAGTTATTACTCCAAAACCGCTGTTCAGATATCAAAACGGTGACAGCTGTTTGATGCTTAATTCAGAAGATGGACCGCATAATATGATATCATCAGCAGGCTGTTCAGGTGTTCCGATCGGAATAAACAGTATAAATGAATTTATACCGGGAGAATACCGCCTTTTGCAGAATTACCCCAATCCATTTAATCCGGAAACTAATATTTCTTTCTCGATCCCTTCAAATGCTTACGTTAAGATCATTGTTTATGATATAAGCGGGAAAGAGGTTAAAGTACTTGCAGATTCTGATTTTACTCCGGGTAGTTATGAACTGAAATTCGACGGCTCATCATTTGCCAGTGGTATTTATTTCTGCCGGTTTGATGCAGCAGCAGAAGGCAGCATAACTGCCGGTTATACCGATATCAAAAAAATGGTTTTACTGAAATAA
- a CDS encoding DUF1622 domain-containing protein, whose amino-acid sequence MMEDFFYMIAQAVETVSFAVMLYGALLAILGFIKNEFGRINGKFTFKALSKIRIDFGNYILLGLQFLIAADIIETILKPEVEELIELGGIVIIRILLSYFLTREIDDIKKSDNVKEE is encoded by the coding sequence ATGATGGAAGATTTTTTCTATATGATAGCCCAGGCAGTTGAAACTGTAAGCTTTGCTGTTATGCTGTACGGCGCTTTGCTTGCGATCCTGGGATTTATAAAAAATGAATTCGGCAGGATAAATGGTAAGTTCACATTTAAAGCCTTAAGCAAAATACGAATAGATTTCGGTAATTATATACTATTGGGACTTCAATTTCTCATAGCTGCCGATATAATCGAAACTATTTTAAAACCTGAAGTTGAAGAATTGATCGAGCTGGGAGGTATAGTGATTATAAGGATATTGCTTAGTTACTTTCTTACCAGAGAAATTGATGATATCAAAAAAAGTGATAATGTAAAAGAAGAATAA
- a CDS encoding sterol desaturase family protein: MAKSKYVSNKNETIPLFKNSFLEYFSHIHPVTPVVVYVPVLLICAYFGFQRVPVLNGILAYLGGILLWTLIEYIIHRWVFHYEPKTVTGKKIHFLVHGIHHDYPRDATRLVMPLLVSVPLATFFFYLFMAAFGNYYLIIFSGFVLGYVSYDSIHYATHHINLKGRFGGFLRSYHLRHHYEDEHTAYGVSTPLWDYVFRTIPSYMLDLKKVPDIELDKDDDNKAKA, from the coding sequence ATGGCAAAGTCAAAGTACGTATCCAACAAGAACGAAACAATACCCCTGTTCAAAAATTCATTCCTGGAGTATTTTTCGCACATCCATCCAGTTACGCCGGTTGTAGTTTACGTTCCGGTGCTGCTTATCTGCGCATACTTCGGCTTTCAAAGAGTACCGGTTTTAAACGGAATTCTCGCTTATCTTGGCGGTATTCTGTTATGGACACTTATAGAATATATAATTCACCGGTGGGTTTTCCATTATGAACCAAAAACAGTAACAGGAAAAAAGATACATTTTCTTGTTCACGGTATTCACCATGATTACCCCAGAGATGCAACCAGGCTTGTAATGCCGCTGCTTGTCAGCGTTCCGCTTGCCACATTTTTCTTTTATCTTTTTATGGCTGCATTCGGTAATTATTACCTGATAATATTTTCGGGATTCGTACTCGGTTATGTGAGCTATGATTCAATTCATTACGCTACACATCATATAAACTTAAAAGGCAGGTTCGGCGGATTTTTAAGATCATATCACCTTCGCCATCACTACGAAGATGAGCATACAGCTTACGGTGTATCTACACCACTGTGGGATTACGTTTTCCGTACAATTCCAAGCTATATGTTAGACCTGAAAAAAGTACCGGATATTGAGCTTGATAAAGATGACGATAACAAAGCAAAGGCTTAA
- a CDS encoding NUDIX hydrolase translates to MELKRWKKLKTEVIYTNDWWSYKIDDYTLPDGSPGKYHYAFTFGSVFIIPVTDTGKIMLVKQYRYLNDRFSLEFPGGGVKAENDHDNQAKKELVEETGFSGDLTYAGMFNPYNGVTNEICKVYIARNLKPSSAYKKDDSEEFEIFEFTPEEIEKMIGSNEIYDGMTLASWALVKNKL, encoded by the coding sequence ATGGAATTAAAACGGTGGAAAAAGCTGAAGACAGAGGTAATTTATACAAATGACTGGTGGAGCTATAAAATTGATGACTATACACTGCCTGATGGCAGCCCCGGAAAATATCATTATGCTTTTACTTTCGGCTCAGTTTTCATTATTCCTGTTACTGATACCGGCAAAATTATGCTTGTAAAACAATACAGGTATTTAAATGACAGGTTCAGTCTCGAATTCCCCGGAGGGGGAGTAAAGGCAGAAAATGACCATGATAACCAGGCTAAGAAGGAATTGGTTGAAGAAACCGGCTTTTCCGGGGATTTAACTTATGCCGGTATGTTCAACCCCTACAACGGGGTTACAAATGAAATTTGTAAAGTGTATATTGCGCGGAACTTAAAACCAAGTTCTGCGTATAAAAAAGATGATTCTGAGGAATTTGAGATATTTGAATTTACACCGGAAGAAATTGAAAAAATGATAGGTTCCAATGAAATTTATGACGGTATGACGCTTGCTAGCTGGGCACTGGTAAAAAATAAATTATAA
- a CDS encoding phosphatase PAP2 family protein, translated as MKQLLKGDLKHIGTAFVKVYPMTFRRIFMHWQITLSALFAIVSAFYLDPAVKDIITGINNNIADAAFEFGRWYGNGLPTLYLFIGLYITGLIFQKYKLRETGILILEAYIFSGLITLIFKSAFGRFRPYTNKGDFAFYGWNWSNNDMFSYISGHAAVSFALSTILASTTNNYYLKSFYYLLAVITCFSRIYHNQHWFSDVLSGAISAYLISRVLVAIHKEPESDF; from the coding sequence ATGAAGCAGCTTTTAAAAGGTGATCTGAAACATATAGGCACAGCATTTGTCAAGGTTTATCCTATGACCTTCAGGCGTATATTTATGCACTGGCAGATAACACTTTCAGCATTATTCGCCATAGTTTCAGCATTTTATCTTGATCCTGCAGTAAAAGATATCATTACGGGAATCAATAACAATATTGCCGATGCTGCTTTTGAATTCGGCAGGTGGTACGGCAACGGATTGCCTACACTTTACTTATTTATAGGGCTATATATTACAGGGCTTATCTTCCAGAAATATAAGCTGCGCGAAACCGGGATACTTATACTTGAAGCATACATATTTTCAGGGCTTATCACTTTGATCTTTAAATCGGCCTTTGGCAGGTTCCGCCCGTATACCAACAAAGGTGATTTCGCATTTTACGGATGGAACTGGTCTAACAATGATATGTTCTCATATATATCAGGTCATGCTGCAGTTTCATTCGCTCTTTCAACTATTTTAGCTTCAACAACAAATAATTATTACCTGAAATCTTTTTATTACCTGCTTGCAGTCATAACATGTTTCAGCAGGATCTATCATAACCAGCACTGGTTCAGTGATGTGCTTAGCGGTGCAATTTCAGCTTACCTGATAAGCCGGGTACTGGTGGCAATACATAAAGAGCCTGAATCTGATTTTTAA
- a CDS encoding DUF2071 domain-containing protein gives MNEPKLFLRARWQDLILITYEVEPELIAEHIPPGLEPDTINGKAFVSLVAFDFLETKIKGIKVPFHVNFPEINLRIYVKNSEKRGVVFVREFVPRTIIPLIANTLYNENYKAITMSSEVQKNGKILLNHKIKLQGKFYEISAEAENKPYMPVEDSIEHFFKEHEWGFGTSKDGLPLIYRVEHPFWNIYPVIKFHHDFDFEAIYGKKWSVLNGKQPYNITFAEGSAVKVFEGQLMQ, from the coding sequence ATGAACGAACCAAAATTATTTTTACGCGCAAGATGGCAGGACCTTATTCTGATAACATATGAAGTTGAACCGGAGCTTATTGCTGAACATATTCCACCCGGACTGGAGCCTGATACAATTAACGGCAAGGCTTTTGTCAGCCTTGTAGCATTTGACTTTCTGGAAACCAAAATTAAAGGTATTAAAGTGCCTTTCCATGTAAATTTCCCGGAAATAAACCTGCGTATATATGTTAAGAACAGTGAAAAAAGGGGCGTTGTATTTGTCAGGGAATTTGTCCCAAGAACAATTATTCCTTTGATAGCAAACACGCTTTATAATGAAAATTATAAAGCCATAACAATGTCAAGTGAAGTGCAGAAAAACGGAAAGATACTGCTTAACCATAAAATAAAGCTGCAGGGAAAATTTTATGAAATAAGCGCTGAAGCGGAAAATAAACCATACATGCCTGTTGAAGATTCAATTGAGCATTTTTTTAAAGAACATGAATGGGGTTTCGGAACCTCGAAGGATGGTTTGCCATTAATATACAGAGTAGAGCATCCGTTCTGGAATATATACCCCGTAATTAAATTTCATCATGATTTTGATTTCGAGGCTATTTACGGTAAAAAATGGTCTGTTCTTAATGGTAAACAGCCTTATAATATCACTTTTGCCGAAGGTTCCGCTGTTAAGGTTTTTGAAGGGCAATTGATGCAATAA
- the egtD gene encoding L-histidine N(alpha)-methyltransferase, whose product MLSGLKRKNINERFDLIIASENGSRAVFSDDIISGLLSKPKSIPPKYFYDDKGSELFEKICETKEYYVTRTEASILKKFAGEIECLNAGKNLIVELGSGSSVKTRYILNSFIKNGDPVTYVPIDVSEILISSGNELLKDFEGLCVTGIIGEYEQALEIVSEKFSQPKMIVFLGSSIGNFDLKHAGDFLGKISACMGSGDTLLIGFDLVKDEDILNAAYNDKEGVTAEFNLNLLRRINWEFGSDIDINNFEHTAFFNQAKSRIEMHLISKCDQSFSLNGSGNILIKRNETIHTENSYKFTDEMINDLASSAGLKIKKSWKDKNNYFELCLMAR is encoded by the coding sequence ATGCTATCCGGCTTAAAAAGAAAAAATATTAATGAGAGATTTGATCTTATAATTGCCAGTGAAAATGGTTCTCGCGCTGTATTCAGCGATGATATTATTTCCGGACTGCTTTCAAAGCCGAAATCGATACCGCCAAAATATTTTTATGATGATAAAGGCTCAGAGTTGTTTGAAAAGATTTGTGAAACTAAAGAATATTACGTAACCCGTACAGAAGCTTCCATACTAAAAAAATTTGCCGGTGAAATAGAGTGTTTAAATGCAGGTAAAAACCTTATTGTTGAGCTTGGAAGCGGAAGCTCAGTTAAAACACGATATATACTGAATTCTTTCATTAAAAACGGTGACCCAGTAACTTATGTGCCAATTGATGTTTCTGAGATTCTGATCAGCAGCGGAAATGAGCTGCTAAAGGATTTTGAAGGGCTTTGTGTAACCGGAATTATAGGTGAGTACGAACAGGCATTGGAAATAGTTTCAGAAAAATTTTCGCAGCCTAAAATGATCGTTTTTCTCGGCTCCAGCATAGGAAATTTTGACCTGAAACATGCCGGTGACTTCCTCGGTAAAATATCTGCCTGTATGGGCAGTGGTGATACATTACTTATAGGTTTTGACCTTGTAAAAGATGAAGATATCCTTAATGCTGCTTATAACGATAAAGAAGGTGTTACGGCGGAATTTAATCTTAATCTTTTAAGAAGAATAAACTGGGAGTTTGGCTCTGATATTGATATTAATAATTTTGAACACACAGCGTTTTTTAATCAGGCAAAAAGCAGGATCGAAATGCACTTAATATCTAAATGTGACCAGTCTTTCAGCTTAAATGGTTCTGGGAACATTTTAATTAAAAGGAATGAAACTATTCACACCGAAAATTCTTACAAATTCACAGATGAAATGATAAACGACCTTGCTTCTTCAGCGGGATTAAAAATCAAAAAATCATGGAAAGATAAAAACAACTATTTTGAGCTTTGTTTGATGGCAAGATGA
- the egtB gene encoding ergothioneine biosynthesis protein EgtB: protein MFRKVRRMTIELCEPLEIEDYVVQTESFMSPPRWHLGHVTWFYDQLLKKYFRDYKPYEKDFSYYLNSYYQAFGKPFNKSRRGTISRPTVKDTIAYWNYINREVSRFFESAEIKLKVLKDFMLAFNHEWQHQELLVYDLQHLLQEQYVPKTIKNVPQQNGVTQKKEMIKIPGGIYELGFDILKWKDQFAYDIEMPQHKVYLNDYLIDNTAVTNEDYMNFINDGGYKNFKFWLDEGWHWINNNNIEAPLYWERDDNGSWFKCDFKGKRYIENFPNEPVTNISYFEADAYARWAGKRLPTEAEWEKAASWDEEKGIKRLYPWGDESPDEFRCNLLESRIWAPADVFAYEKGKSFYGCYGMIGETWEWTGSEFVAYPGFRSGFAEYNDKWFTNQKVLRGGSFGTPKDSTRNTYRNFFKTHERWLISGFRCAKDR, encoded by the coding sequence ATGTTTCGCAAGGTGCGCAGGATGACAATTGAGCTTTGTGAGCCGCTTGAAATTGAAGATTATGTTGTGCAGACAGAAAGCTTTATGAGTCCACCGCGATGGCACCTTGGTCATGTTACATGGTTTTATGACCAGCTATTAAAAAAGTATTTCAGGGATTATAAACCGTATGAGAAAGATTTTTCCTATTACTTAAATTCATATTACCAGGCATTCGGCAAGCCATTCAACAAAAGCAGGCGCGGAACGATTTCTCGCCCTACTGTTAAGGATACAATTGCTTACTGGAATTATATAAACCGTGAGGTTTCACGATTTTTTGAATCAGCCGAAATAAAGCTTAAAGTACTGAAGGATTTCATGTTAGCTTTTAATCATGAATGGCAGCACCAGGAGCTGCTGGTTTATGACCTTCAGCATCTTTTGCAGGAACAATACGTACCAAAGACCATTAAAAATGTACCGCAGCAAAACGGTGTAACACAAAAAAAAGAAATGATTAAAATTCCGGGAGGCATTTATGAATTGGGTTTTGATATACTGAAATGGAAAGACCAGTTTGCATATGATATTGAAATGCCGCAGCATAAGGTGTACCTGAATGACTACCTGATAGATAACACTGCTGTAACAAACGAAGACTATATGAACTTCATAAATGACGGCGGGTATAAGAATTTTAAGTTCTGGCTTGATGAAGGCTGGCACTGGATTAATAACAATAATATCGAAGCACCGTTATACTGGGAGCGTGATGATAACGGAAGCTGGTTTAAATGTGATTTTAAAGGTAAAAGATACATTGAAAACTTCCCGAATGAGCCTGTTACGAATATCAGCTATTTTGAGGCTGATGCTTATGCGCGCTGGGCTGGTAAAAGGCTACCTACTGAAGCTGAATGGGAAAAAGCCGCGAGCTGGGATGAGGAGAAAGGCATTAAAAGGCTTTATCCATGGGGTGATGAATCACCTGATGAGTTCAGATGTAATTTGCTGGAATCAAGAATTTGGGCTCCGGCGGATGTTTTTGCATATGAAAAAGGAAAGAGCTTTTACGGTTGCTATGGTATGATTGGAGAAACATGGGAGTGGACAGGATCGGAGTTTGTGGCTTACCCGGGATTCAGATCAGGGTTTGCTGAATATAATGACAAATGGTTCACTAACCAGAAAGTATTGCGCGGGGGTTCATTCGGCACCCCAAAAGACTCAACCCGTAATACATACCGTAATTTTTTTAAAACACATGAAAGATGGCTTATCAGCGGTTTCAGGTGTGCAAAGGATAGGTAA
- a CDS encoding ATP-binding cassette domain-containing protein, producing the protein MSLIKFENVSHYYGGTAAVKDLTFEIEDLKITAVIGKSGSGKSTLLQIINGLIKPSSGYVTVFGSRLDYSQINKTRLKIGYSVQGTGLFPHMTIYNNIAILGKITNVSKHDIERRIDTLMSIVNLPPSFKTKYPYQLSGGEQQRAGICRAMLLEPPIFLLDEAFAALDPETKNEIHNELLDMQKAEPRTIVIVTHDLNEAVKLADNIMFMQNGEIKQYGTKKEVLNNPASISIKDYMDTRSL; encoded by the coding sequence TTGAGCCTCATTAAATTTGAAAATGTTTCACACTATTACGGGGGTACTGCAGCTGTAAAAGATCTTACTTTCGAGATCGAAGATCTTAAAATTACCGCCGTAATTGGTAAAAGCGGCAGCGGAAAATCAACACTGCTTCAGATAATAAACGGTCTGATAAAGCCCTCTTCCGGATATGTGACAGTTTTCGGCTCACGGCTTGATTATTCACAGATCAACAAAACACGCCTAAAGATAGGTTATTCAGTTCAGGGTACAGGACTTTTCCCTCACATGACAATCTACAATAACATTGCAATATTGGGAAAGATAACAAATGTATCCAAACATGATATAGAACGCAGGATCGATACATTGATGAGCATTGTGAACCTTCCGCCAAGCTTCAAAACCAAATATCCGTACCAGCTTTCAGGCGGCGAGCAGCAAAGAGCTGGAATTTGCCGGGCAATGCTACTTGAGCCGCCAATATTTCTTCTTGATGAGGCGTTTGCAGCGCTTGATCCTGAAACTAAAAATGAAATTCACAATGAGCTGCTTGATATGCAGAAGGCTGAGCCAAGGACAATAGTTATTGTTACCCATGACCTTAATGAGGCTGTTAAGCTTGCCGATAATATTATGTTCATGCAAAACGGCGAAATAAAACAATACGGCACGAAAAAAGAAGTGCTTAACAATCCCGCAAGTATATCAATTAAAGATTATATGGATACCCGTTCCCTATGA